Proteins encoded in a region of the Falco peregrinus isolate bFalPer1 unplaced genomic scaffold, bFalPer1.pri scaffold_41, whole genome shotgun sequence genome:
- the LOC129783438 gene encoding LOW QUALITY PROTEIN: vigilin-like (The sequence of the model RefSeq protein was modified relative to this genomic sequence to represent the inferred CDS: deleted 1 base in 1 codon), whose amino-acid sequence MSSVALLTQESFAEHRSGLTQQQVKVTALNSEEEKDPPTYEEAFPALPEKAPCLEAAREPAGPWSKIRPIKASVITQVFHVPLEERKYKGMNQFGEGEQAKICLDIMRKTGAHLELSLAKDQGLSIVVSGKAEAVTKARKQIVARLQTQASATVAIPKEHHRFVIGKKGERLQDLKLKTATKMQVPRPDDPSNQIKISGTKEGIEKARHEILLISAEQDKRAVERLDVEKVYHPFIAGPYNKLVRELMQDTGTRINIPPPSVNKTEIVFTGEKEQLAQAVARVKKIYEEKKKKTTTIAVEVKKSQHKYVIGPKGNSLQEILEKTGVSVEIPPTDSSSETLILRGEPEKLGQALTEVYAKANSFTVSSVSAPSWLHRFIIGKKGQNLAKITQQMPKVWMSWLA is encoded by the exons ATGAGCTCGGTGGCACTTTTGACCCAGGAGAGCTTTGCCGAACACCGCAGTGGCTTGACgcagcagcaggtgaaag TAACAGCTTTAAactctgaagaagagaaggatccTCCCACCTACGAGGAAGCCTTCCCTGCGCTCCCTGAGAAAGCACCATGTTTGGAAGCTGCCCGGGAACCTGCTGGGCCCTGGAGCAAAATCCGGCCAATAAAGGCTTCTGTCATCACTCAG GTGTTCCATGTGccactggaggagaggaaataCAAGGGCATGAATCAGTTTGGA GAAGGCGAGCAGGCCAAGATCTGCCTTGACATCATGCGGAAGACGGGAGCTCACCTGGAGCTGTCTCTCGCAAAGGACCAGGGCCTTTCGATCGTGGTCTCTGGCAAGGCGGAAGCAGTCACGAAGGCTCGGAAGCAGATTGTCGCTCGACTGCAGACTCAG GCTTCAGCGACAGTTGCCATCCCCAAGGAGCACCACCGTTTTGTCATTGGAAAGAAGGGTGAGAGGCTGCAGGACCTGAAGCTCAAAACTGCAACCAAAATGCAGGTCCCCCGCCCAGATGACCCCAGCAACCAGATCAAGATCAGCGGCACTAAAGAAGGGATTGAGAAGGCCCGGCACGAGATCCTGCTTATCTCCGCTGAGCAG GATAAGCGTGCCGTGGAGCGGCTGGACGTGGAGAAAGTGTACCACCCTTTCATTGCTGGCCCTTACAACAAGCTGGTGAGGGAGCTCATGCAGGACACAGGGACGCGCATCAACATTCCTCCACCCAGTGTCAACAAGACCGAGATAGTCTTCACCGGAGAAAAGGAGCAACTAGCCCAGGCTGTGGCTCGCGTTAAGAAGATCTATGAGGAGAAG aaaaagaagactaCTACTATTGCAGTGGAGGTGAAGAAGTCCCAGCACAAGTATGTCATCGGCCCCAAGGGGAATTCCCTGCAGGAGATCTTGGAGAAGACTGGAGTCTCTGTCGAGATCCCACCCACCGACAGTAGCTCGGAGACGCTGATACTGCGAGGCGAGCCTGAAAAACTTGGGCAAGCATTGACTGAAGTCTATGCAAAG gcCAACAGTTTTACCGTCTCCTCGGTCTCTGCCCCCTCTTGGCTTCATCGTTTCATTAttggaaagaaaggacagaaccTGGCCAAAATAACTCAGCAGATGCCAAAGGTATGGATGAGCTGGTTAGCTTAG